From Meles meles chromosome 5, mMelMel3.1 paternal haplotype, whole genome shotgun sequence, one genomic window encodes:
- the GUCA1ANB gene encoding putative uncharacterized protein GUCA1ANB isoform X3, with product MYQDSKKPSIPSQEPKTPSGKKVKSPRPPLSRSWKQDREQTLAAAYVPVVVDPRGQNLDKLRFNFYTSQYSNSLNPFYTLQKPTCGYLYQRDTDHTRKPFDVPPANLALWRS from the coding sequence gacTCAAAGAAACCCTCCATACCCAGCCAGGAGCCGAAGACACCATCGGGCAAAAAGGTGAAGTCTCCACGCCCTCCCCTGTCCCGGTCATGGAAGCAGGACCGCGAGCAGACGCTGGCGGCGGCTTACGTGCCGGTGGTGGTAGACCCGAGGGGGCAGAACCTCGACAAGCTCAGGTTCAACTTCTACACCTCCCAGTACTCCAACTCCCTGAACCCCTTCTACACCTTGCAGAAGCCTACCTGTGGCTACCTGTACCAAAGGGACACTGACCACACCCGCAAGCCCTTTGACGTGCCTCCTGCCAACCTGGCCTTGTGGCGCTCCTAG